One Gossypium raimondii isolate GPD5lz chromosome 3, ASM2569854v1, whole genome shotgun sequence genomic window carries:
- the LOC105794173 gene encoding probable LRR receptor-like serine/threonine-protein kinase At1g14390 gives METSRVGFCLLLCTIFMVVPVSIGQLTSTETRLLFQVQKLLEYPEVLQGWTKWTNFCYLPHSPSLKIVCANSRVMEITIVGNRSSPANVVPGSGPQGLSGKFSMDSLFTVLTKFSSLRVLSLVSLGLWGPLPPKINRFHSLQALNMTSNFISGRIPKQIASFQNLTSLVLADNLFNGSVPDLTGLPLLKVVNLGGNLLGPQFPSLSQSLVSITLRNNSFRSQIPSGLKKFNQLQRLDISSNKLVGPLPSFLFSLASIQYLNLAQNQLSGALASTTDCSNNLSFVDISNNLLIGKLPSCIGSNSRNKTVISSWNCLSTGNSNRQHPYSFCNKEALAVKPVESKEQEEPGINLGLILGIIGGVVAIAGAIALLMFVIIRRSRTTEDANYDERSIVDKMSVRSSPKPPIDSRRVPQTMRSAAIGLPRYRVFSLEEIEDATNNFNPSNFMGEGSQGQLYKGWLVDGSVVVVKCLKLQQKHAPQNLMQHMEVLSKLRHRHLVSVLGHCIVTYQDHPNVASTVFVVFEHISNGSLRDHLTDWKKKEILKWPQRMAITIGAARGVQFLHTGISPGIYGNDLKIDNILLDETLTPKISNYNIPLPLKTGSESPLSNRLSSDENEKEDIYQLGVLLLQAITGKLVTFSNELDGLKLELEKSLAEGPSKLRGVIDPSIRGTFADESMKTTVEFAINCLSKDSTKRPSIEDVLWNLQYSIQVQEGWASSGNLATHM, from the exons ATGGAGACTTCCAGGGTGGGTTTCTGTTTATTGCTTTGTACAATTTTCATGGTTGTTCCAGTTTCAATAGGTCAGCTTACTTCAACCGAAACCAGGCTCCTTTTCCAAGTTCAAAAGCTTCTTGAATACCCTGAGGTACTTCAAGGATGGACAAAGTGGACCAACTTCTGTTATCTCCCTCATTCTCCTTCTCTCAAGATTGTGTGTGCAAACAGTCGCGTGATGGAGATAACCATCGTTGGAAACAGGAGCTCTCCAGCGAATGTTGTTCCAGGTTCTGGACCACAGGGTTTGTCCGGCAAGTTTTCCATGGATTCATTATTCACTGTCCTAACCAAGTTTTCTAGTTTGAGAGTATTGTCCCTGGTGTCCCTGGGGTTATGGGGGCCCTTGCCTCCCAAGATCAACAGGTTTCATTCACTCCAAGCTCTCAACATGACCTCTAATTTCATCTCCGGGAGGATTCCTAAGCAGATTGCATCGTTCCAGAATCTAACAAGTCTGGTTTTGGCTGACAATCTGTTCAATGGCAGCGTTCCAGATCTTACAGGCTTACCACTCCTTAAAGTTGTGAATTTGGGTGGCAACCTCCTTGGACCTCAGTTTCCTTCATTAAGCCAAAGTCTAGTAAGCATTACGTTGAGAAACAACTCATTTAGATCCCAGATCCCTTCAGGACTGAAGAAATTCAATCAGCTCCAGAGGCTGGACATCTCTTCTAATAAACTTGTGGGACCACTACCATCGTTTCTATTCTCCTTGGCTTCAATTCAGTATCTTAATTTGGCCCAAAACCAATTAAGCGGAGCCCTTGCTTCCACTACAGACTGTAGTAACAACCTCTCCTTTGTAGATATCTCAAACAACCTTTTGATAGGAAAACTCCCTTCATGCATCGGATCAAACTCCAGAAACAAAACAGTCATTAGTTCATGGAATTGTCTGTCTACTGGGAATTCAAATCGCCAACATCCTTATTCATTTTGCAACAAAGAAGCATTGGCTGTTAAGCCTGTGGAAAGCAAGGAGCAGGAGGAGCCTGGGATCAACTTGGGCCTAATACTCGGTATCATTGGAGGCGTTGTTGCCATTGCAGGAGCTATTGCTTTGTTGATGTTTGTGATTATTCGAAGATCACGAACAACTGAAGACGCAAATTATGATGAAAGATCCATTGTAGACAAAATGTCTGTTCGTAGCTCTCCCAAACCACCCATTGATTCAA GGCGTGTTCCACAGACGATGAGATCAGCTGCAATTGGGCTTCCACGATATCGCGTTTTCAGCTTGGAAGAAATTGAAGATGCAACCAACAACTTTAACCCATCAAATTTTATGGGGGAAGGATCTCAAGGGCAG CTCTATAAAGGTTGGCTTGTAGATGGGTCAGTGGTGGTGGTAAAATGTTTGAAACTACAGCAGAAGCATGCACCTCAAAATCTGATGCAACACATGGAAGTTTTGTCCAAGCTAAGGCATCGTCATTTGGTTAGCGTTCTGGGACACTGTATTGTAACTTACCAGGATCATCCTAATGTTGCCAGTACTGTGTTCGTTGTTTTTGAGCACATTTCCAACGGATCATTGCGGGACCATCTTACTG ATTGGAAAAAGAAGGAGATACTGAAATGGCCACAGAGAATGGCAATCACCATTGGAGCTGCAAGAGGAGTTCAATTCCTGCATACAGGAATTTCGCCTGGGATTTACGGAAACGATTTAAAGATTGATAATATTTTGTTGGATGAGACTCTTACACCCAAAATTAGTAATTACAACATCCCATTGCCACTTAAG ACAGGTTCGGAAAGCCCCCTCTCAAATCGCCTTAGCAG TGATGAAAATGAGAAGGAAGACATTTATCAACTGGGAGTTCTGCTGCTACAGGCTATTACCGGTAAACTGGTCACATTCTCAAATGAATTGGATGGGCTTAAACTTGAG CTGGAAAAGAGTTTAGCTGAAGGGCCATCGAAGTTAAGAGGTGTGATTGATCCCTCAATACGAGGCACTTTTGCAGATGAATCAATGAAGACCACAGTTGAATTCGCTATAAATTGCCTGTCCAAAGATTCAACCAAACGCCCCTCGATAGAAGACGTCCTTTGGAATTTGCAATATTCGATTCAAGTTCAGGAAGGATGGGCCAGTAGTGGAAACCTCGCCACACATATGTAA